A section of the Clostridium sp. TW13 genome encodes:
- a CDS encoding VWA-like domain-containing protein, translating to MKTYFNNQVNGLYENANKIVNIFLDASYRDKNVKLDIPEDFTQEFFSIVDKVSLSLMDDKDNFYGYFLFQMSREIKFDIGSPTAVNFKEAKYVIYFNPLIFLKLNIKQMESTIKHEILHIISMHLIRAKEFKNGYSTLAINMAMDIVVNKYLNNLPPYATTLEWVNLNYSLKLLPYEPFEYYVENIQTALNLLEEDKDGVEDDSNNDNEIETDYNPEKTHDIWQTSNDIDEKTLHEFTEKAINNSQKGTIPVYLESMIASLKNSKGELPWNLYLNRLMGTIESNKKKTVTRRNRRQPDRLDLRGELRSHKAKIAVALDISGSISDEEFKQAIKEVLNIVKNYNHEITIIECDTEIRRAYKVKSTKDIKDRLNIRGGTKFTPVFEYANNNSINLLVYFTDGKGEDKLKIIPHGYKTLWVISGRGDKLSLKEPYGAVKKLSNVEIKDTSLDLSDVVRDGFSMNNQERIL from the coding sequence ATGAAAACTTATTTTAATAATCAAGTAAATGGCCTTTATGAAAATGCAAATAAGATTGTTAACATCTTTTTAGATGCAAGTTATAGAGATAAAAACGTAAAGTTAGATATCCCTGAAGATTTTACACAAGAATTTTTTAGCATAGTAGATAAAGTTAGTTTAAGTCTTATGGATGACAAGGATAATTTCTATGGATATTTTTTATTCCAAATGTCCAGAGAAATAAAGTTCGATATAGGAAGTCCCACTGCTGTAAACTTTAAAGAAGCTAAATATGTTATATATTTTAATCCCTTAATCTTTTTAAAGCTTAATATAAAACAAATGGAAAGTACAATTAAGCACGAAATACTCCATATAATATCTATGCATTTAATAAGAGCGAAGGAATTTAAAAACGGCTACAGCACATTGGCTATCAACATGGCAATGGATATAGTTGTAAACAAATATTTAAATAACCTCCCACCATATGCAACTACTTTGGAATGGGTAAATTTAAACTATTCTTTAAAACTCTTGCCATACGAACCCTTTGAATACTATGTTGAAAATATTCAAACAGCATTAAACTTATTAGAAGAAGATAAGGATGGCGTTGAAGATGATAGCAATAACGATAACGAAATAGAAACTGATTATAATCCTGAGAAAACTCATGATATTTGGCAAACTTCTAATGATATAGATGAAAAAACACTTCATGAATTTACTGAAAAAGCCATTAATAATTCTCAAAAAGGAACTATCCCAGTTTACTTAGAAAGTATGATAGCATCACTAAAAAATAGCAAAGGTGAATTGCCTTGGAATCTATATCTTAACAGGTTAATGGGTACTATAGAAAGTAATAAAAAGAAAACTGTAACAAGAAGAAACAGAAGACAACCAGATAGATTAGATTTAAGAGGCGAACTTAGAAGTCATAAAGCCAAAATTGCTGTTGCACTCGACATAAGTGGCAGCATTAGTGATGAAGAATTTAAGCAGGCAATTAAAGAAGTTCTGAATATAGTAAAAAACTATAACCATGAAATCACAATCATAGAATGCGATACCGAAATCAGACGTGCATATAAGGTTAAATCTACAAAAGATATAAAAGACAGACTTAATATAAGAGGTGGCACTAAATTTACTCCTGTTTTTGAGTATGCTAATAATAACAGCATCAATTTGCTAGTGTATTTTACTGATGGTAAAGGTGAAGATAAGCTTAAAATAATACCTCATGGGTATAAAACCCTATGGGTTATTTCTGGAAGAGGCGATAAACTTTCATTAAAAGAGCCTTATGGAGCAGTTAAAAAACTCAGCAATGTTGAAATAAAAGATACTTCACTAGATTTAAGTGATGTTGTAAGAGATGGATTTTCAATGAATAACCAAGAAAGAATTTTATAA
- a CDS encoding ABC transporter ATP-binding protein — MDNLESIISIKNLRMSYGDKNVLKGINLEIPRGQIIGYIGTNGAGKSTTIKIMLGILEGYEGKVEILGQDISNGSVEYKKKIGYVPELADIYENLTAFEYISFLGGIYELEQGKLIERAEKLMKLFGIEGAIYSRISSYSKGMKQKFLIICSLIHNPDILFFDEPLSGLDANSVMIFKEVMSNLSKDGKTIFYSSHIMDVVEKVSDRIVLINNGEIEADGSFEDLRNAKKESSLEEIFNQITGFNDHGRIAKEFVSLVEEV; from the coding sequence ATGGATAATTTAGAAAGTATAATATCAATTAAAAATCTTAGGATGAGTTATGGTGATAAGAATGTACTTAAAGGAATAAATTTAGAAATTCCAAGAGGACAGATAATAGGATATATAGGAACTAACGGTGCTGGTAAAAGTACAACTATTAAAATAATGCTTGGTATATTAGAGGGGTATGAAGGAAAGGTAGAAATATTAGGTCAAGATATAAGTAATGGTAGTGTAGAGTACAAAAAGAAAATTGGATATGTTCCAGAACTTGCAGATATATATGAGAATTTAACTGCATTTGAGTATATAAGTTTTTTAGGTGGAATTTATGAGTTAGAGCAAGGAAAGCTTATTGAAAGAGCTGAAAAGCTAATGAAGTTATTTGGAATTGAAGGAGCTATATACTCAAGAATATCTTCTTATTCAAAAGGAATGAAGCAAAAGTTTCTTATAATATGTAGCCTAATTCATAATCCAGATATTTTATTTTTTGATGAGCCTTTAAGTGGGTTGGATGCTAATAGTGTAATGATATTTAAAGAAGTGATGAGCAATCTTTCTAAAGATGGAAAAACTATATTTTATTCTTCACATATAATGGATGTTGTTGAGAAAGTAAGTGACAGGATTGTACTTATTAATAATGGGGAAATTGAAGCAGATGGAAGCTTTGAAGATCTTAGAAACGCTAAGAAGGAAAGCTCTTTAGAAGAAATATTCAATCAGATAACAGGATTTAATGATCATGGACGCATTGCTAAGGAATTTGTTTCTTTAGTTGAAGAGGTATAG
- a CDS encoding DUF4855 domain-containing protein codes for MKTINKKFLTIFFVLTLLLTGLSCKKAFASTGAPKMITLTVGQCDSFTDADWQALRNSNCTDFVIIPALAGNYNSDEAGYENQLAPKVINAINKLATTMSWANIWIGTPGIGYSNCSIASSSLNPFYNYITYVKNQISSSIWNNNVRGIYMNEESVYGSVDYSNLGSNSTIKLMNDLSYRVHNYLGKSFLWIPYYGYGSSPATIIKNIGYVADRTSIFDYVIIQPHYYFDSTVQSNLAGVYYSVQNQAICYRNGVAVTQKTSNTIIGVEMESDWHILSPNSYSDFLGRYNEYVSEFSTFAGVYPLAFYWDTNLQKSLNERINPFY; via the coding sequence ATGAAAACAATTAACAAAAAATTTCTCACTATTTTCTTTGTATTAACATTACTGCTTACAGGACTTAGCTGTAAAAAAGCTTTTGCTTCAACAGGAGCTCCAAAAATGATTACTCTTACAGTTGGTCAATGTGACTCATTTACAGATGCTGACTGGCAGGCACTTAGAAATTCAAATTGTACTGATTTTGTTATAATCCCTGCTCTCGCAGGAAATTACAACAGTGACGAAGCTGGCTATGAAAACCAACTTGCTCCTAAAGTAATAAATGCAATAAATAAATTAGCAACTACTATGTCTTGGGCAAACATATGGATTGGTACTCCTGGTATTGGTTACTCTAATTGCAGTATAGCCTCATCTAGCTTAAATCCATTTTACAACTATATTACTTATGTAAAAAACCAAATTAGCTCTTCTATATGGAATAATAATGTAAGAGGTATTTACATGAATGAAGAATCAGTATATGGTTCTGTAGATTATAGTAATCTTGGCAGTAATTCAACAATAAAACTTATGAATGACCTTTCCTATAGAGTTCATAATTATTTAGGGAAAAGCTTTTTGTGGATACCTTACTATGGCTACGGTTCATCCCCTGCTACAATCATAAAAAATATAGGTTATGTTGCAGACAGAACTTCTATTTTCGACTATGTAATAATTCAACCTCATTACTATTTCGACAGTACTGTACAATCAAATCTAGCTGGTGTATATTATAGTGTTCAAAACCAAGCAATTTGCTATAGAAATGGTGTAGCAGTTACTCAAAAGACATCAAACACAATTATTGGTGTGGAAATGGAATCAGATTGGCACATTCTTTCACCTAACTCTTATTCAGATTTCCTAGGACGTTATAATGAATATGTGTCAGAATTTTCTACATTTGCAGGAGTATACCCACTTGCATTTTATTGGGATACTAATTTACAAAAATCATTAAATGAAAGAATCAATCCTTTTTATTAA
- a CDS encoding ATP-binding protein, with protein sequence MNFIDTLKSVDLVLSTGEVPLIVGESGIGKTALAKEIAEENSWSLVVIDGNLLKEGEIGGLPTVESYFEVDNNGTKIEKKSTVYAVHNKLREIDKAISEGKTVLLFIDEINRCEHTVQQELMNLILNREINGYKLHEEVKILAAMNPSNKYGSDFDYQVVDMDAAQENRFVWLYMEPDYIQWLDWAMETAIDPKVIEFISTFPEYLNKINEDDVRATPRSYERISKIFKTYKEKKDSIPRSVFLNVIKGNVGKLIAEEFVNFVESDYSPLISYEDVFLENALSESIIERIKTESHTRLYLSAKNILKNLELNINKCPACYIDRLIEFLKVYPVDLMMGIMKDIKNSYPEVYKLAIENEAFVESYFEAYNSIR encoded by the coding sequence ATGAATTTTATAGACACACTGAAAAGTGTTGATTTGGTGCTATCAACTGGAGAAGTACCTTTAATAGTTGGCGAAAGTGGTATAGGTAAAACAGCTTTAGCAAAAGAAATTGCTGAAGAAAATAGTTGGAGTTTAGTTGTTATTGATGGAAACCTCCTTAAAGAAGGTGAAATAGGTGGGCTTCCAACTGTAGAATCATATTTTGAAGTTGATAATAATGGAACTAAGATAGAGAAAAAAAGCACAGTATATGCTGTTCATAATAAACTAAGAGAGATTGATAAAGCAATATCTGAAGGAAAGACAGTGCTTTTATTTATAGATGAAATAAATCGTTGTGAGCATACAGTACAACAGGAGCTTATGAATTTAATATTGAACCGAGAAATTAACGGATATAAGTTACATGAAGAAGTGAAAATTTTAGCAGCCATGAATCCTTCAAATAAATATGGCTCTGACTTTGATTACCAAGTTGTAGATATGGATGCAGCTCAAGAAAATAGATTTGTGTGGTTATACATGGAACCTGACTATATACAATGGTTGGATTGGGCAATGGAAACAGCTATTGACCCAAAAGTTATAGAGTTTATTTCAACCTTCCCAGAATATTTGAATAAAATAAATGAAGATGATGTAAGAGCCACTCCAAGAAGCTACGAAAGAATATCTAAAATATTCAAAACTTATAAGGAGAAAAAAGATTCAATACCTAGATCTGTATTTTTAAATGTTATAAAAGGAAATGTAGGAAAACTTATTGCTGAAGAATTTGTTAACTTTGTTGAATCAGATTACAGTCCTCTAATATCTTATGAGGATGTTTTTTTAGAAAATGCTCTTTCTGAATCTATTATAGAGAGGATAAAAACTGAAAGCCATACAAGGCTATATCTATCTGCAAAGAATATTTTAAAAAATTTAGAATTAAATATAAACAAATGTCCTGCTTGCTATATAGATAGACTCATTGAATTTTTGAAGGTATATCCTGTAGATTTAATGATGGGGATTATGAAGGATATTAAAAACAGTTATCCTGAGGTATACAAACTTGCTATAGAAAATGAAGCTTTTGTAGAATCATATTTTGAAGCTTACAATTCCATAAGGTGA
- a CDS encoding cation:dicarboxylate symporter family transporter, with translation MKKFGLAFQIVLGLVLGIIVGAVFYGNTVAGTYLQSLGDIFIRLIKMIVVPIVFSSLVVGVAGVGDIKQVGKIGGKTLLYFELITTFAIILGLVIANLVHPGTGVNIHELSAVSIDKYVSTAETAAKHGFMDTIKNIVPTNIFESLAKGDLLAIIFFSIMFGLGVAAIGEKGKPVLTLFQGIADAMFWVTNQVMKVAPLGVFGLIGVTVSKFGLASLIPLAKLVITVYGAMIFFIFVVLALVGKVCGINILSIIKILKDELILAYTTASSEAVLPKLMEKMQNFGCPKSITSFVIPTGYSFNLDGSVLYQAIASLFIAQMYGIHLPILTQINLMLVLMVTSKGMAAVPGTSFVVLLATLGSVGIPVEGIAFIAGIDRIMDMGRTVVNVVGNSLAVVVISKWEGQYNAEKGNEYVKSIEKAA, from the coding sequence ATGAAAAAATTTGGATTAGCATTTCAAATAGTTCTTGGCCTTGTGCTAGGAATTATAGTAGGAGCTGTTTTCTATGGTAATACAGTGGCAGGAACATATTTACAATCATTAGGTGATATTTTTATAAGATTAATTAAAATGATAGTAGTTCCTATAGTATTTTCATCACTTGTTGTTGGAGTTGCAGGTGTTGGCGACATTAAGCAAGTAGGGAAAATAGGAGGAAAAACACTTCTTTATTTTGAGTTAATAACTACTTTTGCTATTATATTAGGTTTGGTGATAGCTAATTTAGTGCATCCAGGAACTGGTGTAAATATTCATGAACTTTCAGCAGTCAGCATCGATAAATATGTAAGCACAGCTGAAACTGCAGCTAAGCATGGCTTTATGGATACAATTAAAAATATAGTTCCAACTAATATTTTTGAATCACTTGCTAAAGGTGATTTACTTGCTATTATATTTTTCTCAATTATGTTTGGATTGGGAGTTGCAGCAATCGGAGAAAAAGGTAAGCCTGTTCTTACTTTATTTCAAGGTATAGCTGATGCAATGTTTTGGGTAACAAATCAGGTTATGAAGGTTGCTCCACTTGGAGTGTTTGGATTAATTGGAGTAACAGTTTCAAAATTTGGACTAGCTTCTTTAATTCCATTAGCAAAGTTAGTTATAACTGTTTATGGCGCTATGATTTTCTTTATATTTGTTGTACTTGCATTGGTTGGAAAGGTATGTGGAATAAATATATTATCAATCATTAAAATTTTAAAGGATGAGCTTATTCTTGCATATACTACAGCAAGTTCTGAAGCAGTTTTACCAAAGCTTATGGAGAAAATGCAGAACTTCGGCTGTCCAAAATCAATTACATCCTTTGTTATTCCAACAGGTTATTCTTTTAACCTAGATGGATCAGTGTTATATCAAGCCATAGCATCACTTTTCATTGCACAAATGTATGGAATTCATTTACCAATTCTAACACAAATTAATTTAATGCTTGTATTAATGGTTACATCAAAAGGTATGGCTGCAGTGCCAGGAACATCTTTTGTAGTTTTATTAGCAACTTTAGGTTCTGTTGGTATTCCAGTAGAGGGAATTGCTTTTATTGCAGGGATAGATCGTATCATGGATATGGGAAGAACTGTTGTCAATGTAGTCGGAAATTCATTAGCAGTTGTTGTTATTTCTAAATGGGAAGGACAATATAATGCTGAAAAAGGAAATGAATATGTTAAGTCTATTGAGAAGGCAGCATAA
- a CDS encoding glycosyl hydrolase 53 family protein, whose translation MKKIKKIISLITSVAMISQVAIMGKPMVAKASEVNVNFAKGADVGWLPQMEAGGFTFKDDNGNKKDCLQILKEHGIDSIRLRTWVNPSNDPQAGHCSAQETVDMAVRAKNMGFKIMIDFHYSDSWADPSQQNIPAAWKNDTLDQMKTDLYNYTHDVMTKLKDAGVTPEWVQVGNEINPGMLLPMGSFNNPSNLAQLINSGYDAVKAVSPASKVIIHRANGYDNANFRNFFDTLQANGTKYDVIGVSYYPEKDYTSSIDELGNNLNDMASRYGKEVMVVEVGGDCSVDEVNVHNMVVAVENKVAAVPNGKGIGVFYWEPEGAKSWSGYSWSAWNGNDGKSTDGQPTKALDAFLPGEAELDPYPVTGIALDKSNATVEVGNTVTLNATLAPSNATYKGVIFSSSDEKVAKVNASTGVVTGLASGIATITATSYDQHKTATCQVTVVASSNLIKNPGFELDKEDWTVAGNTASVTIDKDAHTGGKALHYYNGDFEATQTITGLENGWYKLSAWTSGGGGEKLSEIFAVNGAGQRSSQAFTNTGWNVWNQSIVNNIEVTDGKITIGANVKMNDNGGQWGNIDDFVLVKNDSTSLKDLQVNGVTIKNFDSNVTSYDVVLPAGTTAVPTVTAASLYPSATTVVTPAFALPGHTTVTVNEGTATKVYSINFTVETTNPVQNPGFESSFDNWTISDSSAVSLSNDKHSGAKALGYWKGTAYELKASQKITGLKNGVYTLSAWSQGASDSCTNQIFAEDSKGNRLSADIKNTGWAVWSQSVIKDIIVTDGTITIGSYLNAPAGYWGSYDDFELVQTSTVIPKNTDATLSNLKIGGQTVSNFNPDTTTYNVKLPSGTTSAPEVLATVKDTGKAKVIVTPALNLPGTTKIVVTAEDGITTKTYTVNFTVDVTKVVSVSLNKTTDSLNVGGTDTLVATVNPSNATNKNVTWKSSNAEVAKVDANGKVTAVGVGTAVVTATTLDGSKTASCTVNVSIPIINVLSVSLNKTTDTLIVGETDTLSVTVNPSNATNKVVKWASSNNKVVTVDSNGKITAVEAGNAVITATTNNGVTANCNVSVKEKAQPTKPSSQVQPSKPIQSVVTSEKKQSSQTITLPKTGGADSACILGFGALISLAGVGMIRKKK comes from the coding sequence ATGAAAAAGATTAAAAAGATAATTTCCTTAATAACGTCTGTTGCAATGATTTCTCAAGTTGCAATTATGGGCAAACCTATGGTTGCTAAGGCCTCTGAAGTAAACGTTAACTTCGCTAAGGGTGCAGATGTAGGCTGGTTGCCACAGATGGAAGCAGGTGGGTTTACTTTTAAAGATGACAATGGCAATAAGAAGGATTGTCTTCAGATTTTAAAGGAACATGGAATAGATTCGATAAGATTAAGAACTTGGGTTAATCCATCAAATGATCCACAAGCTGGTCATTGTAGTGCTCAGGAGACTGTTGATATGGCCGTACGTGCAAAAAATATGGGTTTCAAGATTATGATAGACTTTCATTATAGTGATAGTTGGGCAGATCCTAGTCAACAAAATATTCCTGCAGCGTGGAAGAATGACACCTTAGATCAGATGAAAACTGATTTATATAATTATACACATGATGTAATGACAAAGCTAAAAGATGCAGGTGTGACTCCAGAATGGGTTCAAGTAGGAAATGAAATTAATCCGGGAATGCTTCTTCCTATGGGAAGTTTTAATAACCCAAGTAATTTGGCGCAACTTATAAATTCAGGTTATGATGCAGTTAAAGCTGTTAGCCCAGCATCAAAGGTTATTATTCATAGAGCAAATGGATACGATAATGCTAATTTTAGAAATTTCTTTGACACACTTCAAGCAAATGGAACAAAATATGATGTAATAGGAGTATCTTATTATCCCGAAAAGGATTATACATCTAGTATTGATGAGCTTGGAAATAACTTAAATGATATGGCATCTAGATATGGAAAAGAAGTAATGGTAGTAGAAGTTGGAGGAGATTGTTCTGTTGATGAGGTAAACGTTCACAATATGGTTGTGGCTGTTGAGAATAAGGTAGCAGCAGTTCCTAATGGTAAAGGAATAGGTGTATTTTATTGGGAGCCAGAAGGGGCTAAAAGCTGGAGCGGATATAGTTGGTCTGCATGGAATGGAAATGATGGGAAATCTACTGATGGACAACCAACCAAGGCTCTTGATGCTTTTTTACCTGGTGAAGCAGAGCTAGATCCATATCCAGTAACAGGGATAGCACTGGATAAGTCAAATGCAACTGTGGAAGTTGGAAATACAGTGACTTTAAATGCAACTCTTGCACCATCAAATGCAACATATAAAGGAGTTATTTTCTCATCTTCAGATGAAAAGGTAGCAAAGGTAAATGCTTCAACTGGAGTAGTTACAGGTTTAGCATCAGGAATTGCGACTATAACTGCGACAAGTTATGATCAACATAAAACAGCTACCTGCCAAGTGACAGTAGTTGCAAGTTCAAATCTTATAAAAAATCCAGGGTTCGAGCTTGATAAAGAAGATTGGACTGTAGCTGGAAATACAGCTTCAGTTACTATAGACAAAGATGCTCATACAGGCGGAAAGGCACTTCATTATTATAATGGAGACTTTGAAGCTACACAGACAATAACTGGTTTAGAAAATGGTTGGTATAAATTATCTGCATGGACTTCAGGTGGAGGTGGAGAAAAACTTTCAGAAATCTTTGCTGTAAATGGAGCTGGACAAAGATCCTCTCAAGCATTTACCAATACTGGTTGGAATGTTTGGAATCAATCAATAGTTAATAATATAGAAGTAACTGACGGAAAAATCACCATTGGTGCCAATGTGAAGATGAATGACAATGGCGGCCAATGGGGTAATATTGATGATTTTGTGCTAGTGAAGAATGACAGTACTTCTTTAAAAGACTTACAAGTAAATGGAGTAACAATTAAGAATTTTGATTCGAATGTAACTAGCTATGATGTAGTTCTACCTGCAGGAACAACAGCTGTTCCAACAGTAACAGCAGCATCACTTTATCCATCTGCAACTACAGTGGTAACACCAGCATTTGCTTTGCCTGGACATACAACAGTAACTGTCAATGAGGGTACTGCAACAAAAGTTTATTCAATCAATTTTACAGTAGAAACAACTAACCCTGTTCAGAATCCAGGATTTGAATCAAGCTTTGACAATTGGACAATATCTGATTCTAGTGCAGTAAGTCTTAGTAATGACAAGCATTCAGGGGCAAAAGCATTAGGCTATTGGAAGGGCACAGCTTATGAACTAAAAGCTTCACAAAAAATAACAGGACTTAAGAATGGAGTTTATACTCTATCAGCATGGTCTCAAGGAGCTTCAGATAGTTGCACAAATCAAATATTTGCAGAAGATTCAAAGGGAAATAGATTATCAGCTGATATAAAAAATACAGGTTGGGCTGTGTGGTCACAATCAGTAATTAAAGATATTATTGTTACTGATGGAACAATTACTATTGGATCATATCTAAATGCTCCAGCTGGATACTGGGGATCATATGATGACTTTGAATTGGTACAAACAAGTACAGTAATTCCAAAGAATACAGATGCAACCTTAAGCAATTTGAAAATTGGTGGGCAAACTGTAAGTAATTTTAATCCGGACACCACAACATACAATGTAAAGCTTCCAAGTGGCACTACATCTGCACCAGAGGTTCTTGCTACAGTTAAGGATACAGGCAAAGCAAAGGTAATAGTAACACCAGCTTTGAATCTTCCTGGCACTACAAAGATTGTTGTAACGGCAGAAGATGGAATAACAACAAAAACATATACAGTAAATTTTACAGTGGATGTTACAAAGGTAGTATCAGTAAGCCTAAATAAAACAACAGATTCATTAAACGTAGGGGGAACAGATACATTAGTAGCAACTGTGAATCCAAGTAATGCAACCAATAAAAACGTAACATGGAAATCAAGTAATGCAGAAGTAGCAAAAGTAGATGCCAATGGAAAAGTTACAGCAGTGGGAGTTGGAACAGCAGTAGTAACAGCAACAACACTAGATGGAAGCAAAACAGCTTCATGTACCGTTAATGTAAGTATTCCAATAATTAATGTATTATCAGTAAGTCTAAATAAAACAACAGATACATTAATAGTAGGTGAAACAGATACTTTAAGTGTAACTGTAAATCCAAGTAATGCAACAAACAAGGTTGTAAAATGGGCATCAAGTAATAATAAAGTAGTTACAGTAGATAGCAATGGTAAGATAACTGCTGTTGAAGCTGGAAATGCAGTAATAACTGCAACTACAAATAATGGTGTCACAGCAAACTGCAATGTTAGCGTAAAGGAAAAGGCACAGCCAACAAAGCCAAGTAGCCAAGTGCAACCAAGCAAGCCAATACAATCAGTAGTTACTAGTGAGAAAAAACAATCAAGTCAAACTATAACATTACCAAAGACAGGTGGAGCAGATTCTGCATGTATATTAGGTTTTGGTGCTTTAATTAGCTTAGCTGGAGTTGGCATGATAAGAAAGAAAAAATAA